Proteins encoded by one window of Chondromyces crocatus:
- a CDS encoding UPF0158 family protein: MPNNENPSAGGAAMRDIPIDWEALEDAFENNAPEVHSYLHLSTGDVLRVVDGVADPQMHARIASDLNYLRIDPVSSREQYRWMERYIPMVEDPELQGKLTQAIDGKGAFRRFKDVLMQYGPERERWFAFRSERLRIFMEAWLNAHALTPVARPMWVPEPSRPGQEAPPVPEHPEPREVRRGRSVETLRKNLREIAEALGPRDLDTLTAFAEFLKARRAARSFAQHHQFETPHHDEDVGPASHESHTSVTSDAELSHASSKDGPESAESRIERTPASDVG, encoded by the coding sequence ATGCCGAACAACGAGAACCCTTCAGCCGGTGGGGCCGCCATGCGCGACATCCCGATCGACTGGGAGGCGCTAGAGGACGCCTTCGAGAACAACGCGCCAGAGGTGCATTCCTATCTTCACCTCAGCACGGGGGACGTGCTGCGTGTGGTGGACGGCGTGGCCGATCCGCAGATGCACGCGCGGATCGCCTCGGACCTGAACTACCTGCGCATCGATCCGGTCAGCTCGCGAGAGCAGTACCGCTGGATGGAGCGGTACATCCCGATGGTGGAGGACCCCGAGCTTCAAGGGAAGCTCACGCAAGCGATCGACGGCAAGGGGGCGTTCCGTCGCTTCAAGGACGTACTCATGCAGTACGGCCCCGAGCGCGAGCGGTGGTTCGCCTTCCGGAGCGAGCGGCTGCGCATCTTCATGGAAGCGTGGCTCAACGCGCATGCGCTCACCCCGGTGGCGCGTCCGATGTGGGTGCCAGAGCCGTCCCGCCCGGGCCAGGAGGCGCCTCCGGTGCCCGAGCACCCGGAGCCGCGGGAGGTGCGGCGTGGCAGGAGCGTGGAGACCCTGCGCAAGAACCTGCGCGAGATCGCCGAGGCGCTCGGTCCCCGGGATCTCGACACGCTGACGGCATTCGCCGAGTTCCTCAAGGCGCGGCGCGCAGCGCGCTCGTTCGCGCAGCATCACCAGTTCGAGACGCCCCACCACGACGAGGACGTGGGACCGGCCTCGCACGAGTCCCACACCTCGGTGACGTCGGACGCCGAGCTTTCCCATGCCTCGTCGAAAGACGGGCCCGAGAGCGCCGAGTCACGCATCGAGCGAACGCCCGCGAGCGACGTGGGCTGA
- a CDS encoding lysylphosphatidylglycerol synthase domain-containing protein: MHRAVRYAQGDGVVTGTLAKRDPAFALPGSSVQAVVTDAARAARRQRLKSWGMWALRGALAVGGVSTVALLVRDAGPATLLEVLETAAPWIPLLLTIEVARMGTDALATWLALGRRAHAVPIPVLARAQLIGTAVGTLAPAGRTAAEATKAALLAPWTGGAPATAGAATTQAATLLSTALISLPCAWAASRLTGASWITVALLIHAAVLFLLGVGVRLVMRSPRLGRWLARRERLSRNAATFQQVAKETPVLSPGPTAALLLGRALQVLQYGVIVHAVGVSVSAVQALFSQGLNLMALAVGVLVPGQLGVSEGAFALSASTLHTTEAKAIAIALLAHLLQIALLPLGALTPLLWKVRAPSEPRSPTRESLKRSVITETLA; encoded by the coding sequence ATGCATCGTGCTGTCCGCTACGCCCAGGGTGATGGTGTGGTGACAGGGACGCTCGCGAAACGGGATCCAGCCTTCGCGCTGCCAGGAAGCTCGGTCCAGGCTGTCGTGACGGACGCCGCACGCGCGGCGAGACGGCAGCGGCTCAAGAGCTGGGGCATGTGGGCGCTGCGCGGCGCCCTCGCGGTGGGCGGCGTGTCCACCGTGGCGCTGCTCGTCCGCGACGCCGGCCCGGCCACGCTGCTCGAGGTGCTCGAGACCGCCGCCCCGTGGATTCCGCTGCTCCTCACCATCGAGGTGGCGCGCATGGGCACCGACGCCCTCGCCACCTGGCTCGCTCTGGGACGCCGCGCCCACGCCGTGCCGATCCCCGTGCTCGCACGCGCTCAGCTCATCGGCACGGCCGTCGGTACCCTGGCGCCTGCGGGGCGCACCGCCGCCGAGGCCACCAAGGCTGCGCTGCTCGCCCCCTGGACGGGCGGCGCCCCCGCCACCGCGGGCGCGGCCACCACCCAGGCTGCCACCCTGCTGTCGACCGCGCTGATCTCTCTGCCGTGCGCGTGGGCCGCCTCCCGCTTGACCGGCGCCTCCTGGATCACCGTGGCCCTGCTGATCCATGCGGCCGTGCTGTTCTTGCTCGGCGTCGGTGTGCGCCTCGTCATGCGCTCCCCCCGCCTCGGTCGATGGCTCGCGCGCCGGGAGCGGCTCAGCCGGAACGCCGCCACCTTCCAGCAGGTGGCCAAGGAGACGCCCGTGCTCTCTCCGGGCCCGACGGCCGCGCTGCTCCTCGGCCGTGCGCTGCAAGTGCTCCAGTACGGCGTCATCGTCCACGCCGTGGGCGTGTCGGTCTCGGCCGTGCAAGCGCTCTTCTCGCAGGGCCTGAACCTGATGGCGCTCGCCGTCGGTGTGCTGGTCCCCGGCCAGCTCGGGGTGAGCGAGGGCGCATTCGCCCTCTCCGCCTCGACGCTGCACACCACCGAGGCCAAGGCGATCGCCATCGCGCTGCTCGCTCACCTCCTCCAGATCGCGCTCCTGCCGCTCGGCGCGCTCACCCCCCTTCTCTGGAAAGTCAGGGCTCCGAGCGAGCCCCGATCGCCCACGCGCGAGAGTCTGAAACGTTCGGTGATCACGGAGACCTTGGCCTGA
- a CDS encoding OmpA family protein, whose translation MRTGESLVFGLCLALMVGCGSAKVEVEAASQPPPPPDPQPVQQLQPAPPPAQVAVGDAVLEGDRIRIAKSIHYDTDKDEIRSESFPVLNNVAEIVKTHPEIVQLTVEGHTDNQGSTEHNIKLSERRANAVVRYLIGAGVRTPMVAPGYGASAPVCFTPDEGCKAQNRRVEFRVKRTGQ comes from the coding sequence ATGCGGACGGGTGAATCCCTCGTGTTCGGGCTGTGCTTGGCGCTGATGGTGGGGTGCGGTTCCGCCAAGGTGGAGGTGGAAGCGGCGTCGCAGCCGCCGCCGCCACCCGATCCCCAGCCAGTGCAGCAGCTCCAGCCTGCGCCGCCACCGGCCCAGGTCGCCGTGGGCGACGCGGTGCTCGAAGGCGACCGCATCCGCATCGCCAAGAGCATCCACTACGACACGGACAAGGACGAGATCCGGTCCGAGTCGTTCCCGGTGCTCAACAACGTCGCCGAGATCGTGAAGACCCACCCCGAGATCGTGCAGCTCACGGTCGAGGGGCACACCGACAACCAGGGGTCCACGGAGCACAACATCAAGCTCTCCGAGCGACGGGCGAACGCGGTGGTGCGCTACCTGATCGGCGCCGGCGTGCGGACGCCGATGGTCGCTCCGGGTTACGGGGCATCCGCTCCGGTCTGCTTCACCCCCGACGAGGGATGCAAAGCGCAGAACCGGCGCGTCGAGTTCCGCGTGAAGCGCACCGGGCAGTGA
- a CDS encoding solute symporter family protein: MKPDTSLGQTSPIAIAFFFGFVALTMGITYWAARRTKTTSEFFAAGRSVTGFQNGLALAGDFMSAASFLGIAGLVASSGFDGLIYSVGWLVGWPVMTFLIAEPLRNLGKYTFADVVAYRLRQTPVRIASAVGGLTVVAFYLIAQMVGAGGLVQLMFGLPYETAVLIVGAVMLAYVLFGGMIATTWVQIIKAVLLLGGASLLALLVLSRFGWSPLQLFDAAAQQYGPDVLAPGKLVTSPFEAVSLGLALMFGTSGLPHVLMRFYTVPGARAARSSVFIATGFIGFFYLVTFVLGFGSSVLVGRDAIRAVDKGGNMAALLLAEVAGGKAFLGFISAVAFATILAVVAGLTLSGAAALSHDIWVSVIKKGSADEQEQLKVARVATVVLGLFAVVLGIVFKGQNVAFMVGLAFAVAASANFPALVLSMFWRRFTTRGAVASMITGTVSAILLIALSPTIQVDLLHKATAIFPLKNPALVTMPLSFLVGIVVSLLSPEPTASMRFAEVERRMHLGATTAD; the protein is encoded by the coding sequence ATGAAGCCCGACACCTCGCTCGGTCAGACGAGCCCCATCGCCATCGCCTTCTTCTTCGGCTTCGTCGCCCTGACCATGGGGATCACCTACTGGGCGGCGCGGCGCACCAAGACCACCAGCGAGTTCTTCGCCGCGGGTCGGAGCGTCACCGGCTTCCAGAACGGCCTCGCGCTCGCGGGGGACTTCATGAGCGCCGCGAGCTTCCTCGGCATCGCCGGCCTCGTCGCGTCGTCCGGCTTCGACGGCCTCATCTACTCGGTCGGGTGGCTGGTCGGCTGGCCGGTGATGACGTTCCTCATCGCCGAGCCGCTCCGCAACCTGGGCAAATACACCTTTGCCGACGTGGTCGCCTACCGCTTGCGCCAGACGCCGGTGCGCATCGCGTCCGCCGTCGGCGGCCTCACCGTGGTCGCCTTCTACCTCATCGCGCAGATGGTCGGCGCCGGCGGGCTCGTCCAGCTCATGTTCGGGCTGCCTTACGAGACGGCGGTGCTCATCGTCGGCGCGGTGATGCTCGCCTACGTGCTCTTCGGCGGGATGATCGCCACCACCTGGGTGCAGATCATCAAGGCGGTGCTGCTCCTCGGCGGCGCCTCGCTGCTCGCCTTGCTCGTGCTCTCGCGCTTCGGCTGGAGCCCGCTCCAGCTCTTCGACGCGGCGGCGCAGCAGTACGGGCCCGACGTGCTCGCCCCTGGCAAGCTGGTGACGAGCCCCTTCGAGGCCGTGTCGCTCGGCCTCGCGCTCATGTTCGGCACCTCGGGGCTGCCGCACGTGCTGATGCGCTTCTACACCGTGCCCGGAGCGCGGGCGGCCCGCAGCTCGGTGTTCATCGCCACCGGCTTCATCGGGTTCTTTTACCTGGTGACGTTCGTGCTGGGCTTCGGCTCCTCGGTCCTCGTGGGGCGCGACGCGATCCGGGCGGTGGACAAGGGTGGCAACATGGCGGCGCTCCTGCTCGCCGAGGTCGCGGGCGGCAAGGCGTTCCTCGGGTTCATCTCCGCCGTCGCGTTCGCCACCATCCTGGCCGTGGTCGCCGGCCTCACCCTGAGCGGCGCCGCCGCGCTCTCGCACGACATCTGGGTGAGCGTGATCAAGAAGGGCAGCGCCGACGAGCAGGAGCAGCTCAAGGTGGCGCGCGTCGCGACGGTGGTGCTCGGGCTCTTCGCCGTCGTGCTGGGGATCGTCTTCAAGGGCCAGAACGTCGCCTTCATGGTGGGCCTGGCGTTCGCGGTCGCAGCCAGCGCCAACTTCCCCGCCCTGGTCCTGTCGATGTTCTGGCGGCGCTTCACCACCCGGGGGGCGGTGGCGAGCATGATCACCGGCACCGTCTCCGCCATCCTGCTGATCGCGCTGTCGCCGACCATTCAGGTCGACCTGCTCCACAAGGCGACGGCGATCTTCCCGCTGAAGAATCCGGCCCTCGTCACCATGCCCCTGTCGTTCCTCGTGGGCATCGTTGTCTCCTTGCTCTCCCCCGAGCCCACGGCCTCGATGCGCTTCGCCGAGGTCGAACGGCGCATGCACCTCGGCGCCACCACCGCGGACTGA
- the acs gene encoding acetate--CoA ligase → MIDLSSSPLALGNPRARSMDEYRESYRQSLAEPERFWREQARTLSWFHDPYSILDVDVEEVDFSWFTGGRLNAAFNCVDRHAAVHPGKPALIWAKNEPGEYKTFTFRDLKHHVGRVANVLKAHGVRKGDRVCLYMPMIPETVFAMLACARIGAVHSVVFAGFSAEALRERILDAGCEVLVTANEAPRGPKKVALKAIADAAIEGLSQIRSVLVARRTDASVPMRAGRDFWLDDETAKHRSTCPVEWVASEDPLFVLYTSGSTGKPKGVLHTTAGYLVYASMTHAHAFDARPDDVHFCTADIGWITGHSYVVYGPLVNGVTTVLLEATPNYPDAGRLWEITDALGAATLYTAPTALRALIAAGDEVLERSSRKTLRVLGSAGEPISPEVWTWFHEKVGHGKASVVDTWWQTETGGVMITPLPGVTPCKAGSATLPFYGIDLALLDDEGHVIHGGEVSGNLCVTRPWPGQARTLYGNHRRFRETYFNRFPSLYFTGDGCRRDDDGYYWITGRVDDVLNVSGHRLGTAEVESALSRHDAVAESAVVGFPHPIKGTGIFAYVVLRPDTPVESAEQLIGALKEQVRHMIGPIATPDRIHMVPGLPKTRSGKIMRRILRGIAAGQREGFGDTSTLAEPAIVESIITTVLGEERAA, encoded by the coding sequence ATGATCGATCTGAGTTCGAGCCCCCTCGCGCTGGGGAACCCGCGGGCACGCAGCATGGACGAGTACCGCGAAAGCTATCGCCAGAGCCTCGCCGAGCCAGAGCGCTTCTGGCGTGAGCAGGCGCGCACGCTGTCGTGGTTCCACGATCCCTACAGCATCCTCGACGTCGACGTGGAGGAGGTCGACTTCTCCTGGTTCACCGGCGGCCGCCTCAACGCGGCCTTCAACTGCGTCGACCGCCACGCCGCCGTGCACCCCGGAAAGCCCGCGCTGATCTGGGCGAAGAACGAGCCCGGCGAGTACAAGACCTTCACCTTCCGCGACCTCAAGCACCACGTCGGCCGGGTGGCCAACGTGCTCAAGGCCCACGGCGTGCGCAAGGGCGACCGGGTGTGCCTGTACATGCCCATGATCCCCGAGACCGTCTTCGCCATGCTCGCCTGCGCGCGCATCGGCGCGGTGCACTCGGTGGTGTTCGCCGGCTTCTCCGCCGAGGCGCTGCGCGAGCGCATCCTCGACGCCGGGTGTGAGGTGCTGGTCACGGCGAACGAGGCGCCGCGAGGGCCGAAGAAGGTGGCGCTCAAGGCGATCGCCGACGCGGCGATCGAGGGCCTGTCGCAGATCCGCTCGGTCCTCGTCGCCCGGCGCACCGACGCCTCCGTCCCCATGCGCGCAGGCCGCGACTTCTGGCTCGACGACGAGACGGCGAAGCACAGGTCGACCTGCCCCGTGGAGTGGGTCGCCTCCGAGGACCCCTTGTTCGTGCTCTACACCTCCGGGTCCACCGGCAAGCCGAAGGGCGTGCTGCACACGACCGCGGGCTACCTCGTCTACGCCTCGATGACCCACGCGCACGCCTTCGACGCGCGCCCCGACGACGTGCACTTCTGCACCGCCGACATCGGCTGGATCACCGGGCACAGCTACGTGGTCTACGGCCCCCTCGTGAACGGCGTCACCACGGTGCTCCTCGAGGCGACCCCGAACTACCCCGACGCCGGCCGGCTCTGGGAGATCACCGACGCCCTCGGCGCGGCGACCCTCTACACCGCGCCCACCGCGCTCCGTGCCCTCATCGCCGCCGGCGACGAGGTGCTCGAGCGCTCCAGCCGCAAGACCCTGCGCGTGCTCGGCTCCGCCGGCGAGCCGATCAGCCCCGAGGTGTGGACCTGGTTCCACGAGAAAGTGGGTCACGGCAAGGCCTCGGTCGTCGACACCTGGTGGCAGACCGAGACGGGCGGCGTGATGATCACCCCCCTCCCTGGCGTGACGCCGTGCAAGGCCGGGTCGGCCACGCTCCCGTTCTACGGCATCGACCTCGCGCTCCTCGATGACGAGGGGCACGTGATCCATGGCGGCGAGGTGAGCGGCAACCTCTGCGTGACGCGCCCCTGGCCCGGCCAGGCGCGGACGCTCTACGGCAACCACCGCCGCTTCCGGGAGACGTACTTCAACCGGTTCCCGTCGCTCTACTTCACCGGCGACGGCTGCCGACGTGACGACGACGGCTACTACTGGATCACCGGCCGCGTCGACGACGTGCTCAACGTCTCGGGTCATCGCCTCGGCACCGCCGAGGTGGAGAGCGCGCTCAGCCGCCACGACGCCGTCGCCGAGTCGGCCGTCGTCGGCTTCCCCCACCCCATCAAGGGCACGGGCATCTTCGCCTACGTGGTGCTGCGCCCGGACACGCCCGTCGAGAGCGCAGAACAGCTCATCGGCGCGCTCAAGGAGCAGGTGCGCCACATGATCGGTCCGATCGCCACGCCCGACCGCATCCACATGGTCCCGGGCCTGCCGAAGACCCGCTCCGGGAAGATCATGCGCCGCATCCTCCGGGGCATCGCCGCAGGGCAACGAGAGGGCTTCGGGGACACCAGCACGCTGGCCGAGCCTGCCATCGTCGAGTCGATCATCACCACCGTCCTCGGTGAGGAGCGCGCAGCATGA
- a CDS encoding sigma-54-dependent transcriptional regulator has protein sequence MPRILIVEDELVIRAELRRLLMRQGYEVTEAGSVREAETDQDPRAFDLIIADVRLPGAPGTDLVTRYPGTPVLVMTSYATVRSAVETMKLGATEYLPKPFDHDEVLRLVETILAQPRPGSSAVEESAAAPPPTQCTGAPTEGAGSDLGMIGSSRGIRDVFERIRKVAPSDATVLVLGESGTGKELVATALHRHSRRKDRPFVPVNCAAIPEGLIESELFGHERGAFTGATSTHTGLVEAADGGTLFLDEIGELPASAQARLLRFLQTGEVRHVGATKARRVSVRLVAATHRDLQAMVRDGTFRNDLYFRLRVIEIRIPPLRERSGDALALARSFVTHASSTGRRFVLTNDAERAIISHPWPGNVRELENAIERAVILCEGGEITPELLGLESDESRSGSPTTDNPPAATSSDHGSLSLEDYFRKFVLEHQDHLTETEMARRLGISRKALWERRQRLGLPRPRGA, from the coding sequence ATGCCCCGTATCCTCATCGTCGAAGACGAGCTGGTGATCCGCGCAGAGCTGCGTCGCCTGCTGATGCGTCAGGGATACGAGGTGACGGAGGCCGGGTCGGTACGCGAAGCGGAGACCGATCAGGATCCTCGCGCCTTCGATCTGATCATCGCCGACGTGCGGCTCCCAGGCGCGCCAGGGACCGACCTCGTCACGCGCTATCCCGGCACCCCGGTGCTGGTGATGACCAGCTACGCGACCGTGCGGTCGGCCGTCGAGACGATGAAGCTCGGCGCGACCGAGTACCTGCCCAAGCCCTTCGACCACGACGAGGTGCTCCGGCTCGTGGAGACGATCCTCGCCCAGCCGCGTCCGGGCTCCAGCGCCGTCGAGGAGAGCGCGGCTGCACCTCCTCCGACCCAGTGTACCGGCGCCCCCACGGAGGGGGCGGGGTCGGACCTGGGCATGATCGGCAGCTCGCGCGGCATCCGCGACGTGTTCGAGCGGATCCGCAAGGTCGCCCCGAGCGACGCGACGGTCCTGGTGCTGGGCGAAAGTGGGACCGGCAAGGAGCTGGTCGCCACCGCCCTCCACCGCCACAGCCGCCGCAAAGATCGCCCCTTCGTCCCCGTGAACTGCGCCGCGATCCCGGAAGGGTTGATCGAGTCCGAGCTGTTCGGCCACGAGCGCGGTGCGTTCACCGGCGCGACCAGCACGCACACCGGCCTCGTCGAGGCGGCCGACGGAGGCACCCTGTTCCTCGACGAGATCGGCGAGCTCCCCGCCTCGGCCCAGGCGCGGCTGCTCCGCTTCCTGCAGACGGGCGAGGTGCGGCACGTGGGCGCCACCAAGGCCCGACGGGTCAGCGTACGCCTCGTCGCGGCGACCCACCGTGACCTCCAGGCGATGGTGCGGGACGGGACGTTCCGCAACGACCTCTACTTCCGCCTGCGGGTCATCGAGATCCGCATCCCTCCCCTGCGTGAGCGCTCGGGTGATGCGCTCGCGCTCGCGCGCAGCTTCGTCACCCACGCCTCGTCCACCGGCCGACGGTTCGTCCTGACCAACGACGCCGAGCGCGCCATCATCTCGCACCCCTGGCCGGGCAACGTCCGGGAGCTGGAGAACGCGATCGAGCGGGCGGTGATCCTGTGTGAAGGGGGCGAAATCACGCCCGAGCTGCTCGGCCTGGAGAGCGACGAGAGCAGGTCCGGGTCTCCCACCACCGACAACCCCCCCGCTGCGACCAGCAGCGACCACGGCTCCCTCTCGCTCGAGGACTACTTCCGGAAATTCGTGCTCGAACACCAGGATCATCTCACCGAGACCGAGATGGCACGGCGCCTCGGCATCAGCCGCAAGGCGCTGTGGGAACGCCGGCAGCGCCTCGGCCTGCCGCGTCCGCGCGGGGCGTGA
- a CDS encoding ATP-binding protein, with the protein MALSDAHLLAAALGYVAVLFLLAHAAERGRLPAGLARHPLTYVLSLGIYASSWTYFGSVGVADQHGLDFLAISLGPTLACLAIPAIWLPVLRLARAHQLSTLADLFAFRYPSRLTGAVVALFSLLASVPYIAQQIRGIVDSARALAPEHSIPTLGLLVTALLALFTVLFGARHVTPRERHAGLAVAMAFASLLKLGALLAVGALALWGVFGGTAGLSTWLTAHPEAWAAQLAPVRRGTSWMTLLLLSFGAAFLLPRQYHVAFAEGPPDRSLLTAGWGFPLYLLLINLPLLPILWAGREVAPGAPADVLVLAVPRALGSVSLSLLGFVGGVAAASAMAIVTTIALAAMTLNHLVLPARIEVLQRDAYARLLWLRRGLIAAIVVAGYGLYLLEVSGGPLVQPGLVSFVAFAQLLPGLFGLLFWQRASRQGFLAGLGAGALAWIAMAMLPLVSSSHGTSLRLPAFGDLYTDSWTPPTVVSLSLNVTLFAIVSLLTRQGDAEVEAARRCAREGPAPQRGAPATSAAELTQRLARSLGESAAQAEVERAVQELDLEPGDLRPAEQRQLRERVEQNLSGLLGPVLARMVVDQGADTSPGEDAALADQLRFLEERLGQSGSPLQGTAAQLDVLRRYLRSVLEGLPLGVCALGPDHSVILWNRALGATTTIAGEDAVGLPIERVEAPWGEVLGRLVATGEQGVDEIAVQTRDGQRRSLRVHRAELARSALPGSAPAGGSGGMVLLVEDRTEREALQAQLIHHDRLASMGRLAAGMAHEIGNPLTGITCLAQNLEEETDSPDTQERARMIVEQAMRISAIVRSLKTFSQTGTSSIAPGPPGAPGAPGHVGEVASARVGRVELAAVVDDAIRFVRLDRAAKQVQLENLCPEGLLVLGERQQLTQVFVNLLTNARDASTAGAQVVVTAQAEETSVLAQVIDHGVGLSQGLQTRVFEPFFTTKDPAEGTGLGLSLVYSIVREHGGDVVFESQEGIGTTVTVRLPLHAARHPENH; encoded by the coding sequence TTGGCGCTCTCCGACGCCCACCTGCTCGCCGCTGCGCTCGGCTACGTCGCGGTGCTCTTCCTGCTCGCGCACGCCGCCGAGCGGGGCCGCTTGCCCGCCGGGCTCGCGCGCCACCCCCTGACCTACGTGCTCTCGCTCGGCATCTACGCCAGCTCCTGGACGTACTTCGGGAGCGTCGGAGTTGCCGACCAGCACGGCCTCGACTTCCTCGCCATCTCCCTCGGGCCGACGCTCGCCTGCCTGGCCATCCCGGCCATCTGGCTCCCGGTCCTCCGGCTCGCGCGCGCGCACCAGCTCAGCACGCTGGCCGACCTGTTCGCCTTTCGCTACCCGAGCCGCCTCACCGGCGCCGTCGTGGCGCTGTTCTCGCTCCTCGCCTCGGTGCCGTACATCGCGCAGCAGATCCGCGGCATCGTCGACTCGGCGCGCGCGCTCGCCCCCGAGCACTCCATCCCGACGCTCGGGCTCCTGGTCACGGCGCTGCTCGCGCTCTTCACCGTGCTCTTCGGCGCCCGCCACGTGACCCCCCGCGAGCGGCACGCGGGCCTCGCGGTGGCGATGGCCTTCGCCTCGCTACTGAAGCTCGGCGCTCTCCTGGCCGTGGGCGCGCTCGCGCTCTGGGGCGTGTTCGGCGGCACCGCTGGGCTCTCCACCTGGCTCACCGCGCACCCGGAGGCGTGGGCCGCTCAGCTCGCCCCCGTGAGGCGAGGCACGAGCTGGATGACGCTCCTCTTGCTCTCCTTCGGCGCCGCGTTCTTGCTCCCGAGGCAGTACCACGTGGCCTTCGCCGAGGGCCCGCCGGATCGCTCCTTGCTCACGGCGGGCTGGGGCTTCCCCCTCTACCTGCTGCTGATCAACCTGCCGCTCTTGCCCATCCTGTGGGCCGGACGCGAGGTAGCCCCCGGCGCCCCGGCGGACGTCCTGGTGCTGGCCGTGCCGCGCGCGCTGGGGTCCGTCTCGCTCTCCTTGCTCGGCTTCGTCGGCGGCGTGGCCGCCGCAAGCGCCATGGCGATCGTCACGACCATCGCGCTCGCGGCGATGACGCTGAACCACCTGGTCCTGCCCGCGCGCATCGAGGTGCTCCAGCGCGACGCCTATGCGCGGCTCCTGTGGCTGCGGCGAGGGCTCATCGCGGCCATCGTGGTGGCCGGCTACGGTCTCTACCTGCTCGAGGTCAGCGGCGGCCCCCTGGTGCAGCCCGGCCTGGTGTCGTTCGTCGCCTTCGCGCAGCTCCTGCCAGGCCTGTTCGGCCTGCTGTTCTGGCAGCGCGCGTCGCGTCAGGGCTTCCTCGCAGGCCTCGGCGCCGGCGCGCTGGCGTGGATCGCCATGGCGATGCTGCCCCTGGTCAGCTCCAGCCATGGCACGAGCCTCCGATTGCCCGCGTTCGGGGACCTCTACACCGACAGCTGGACGCCCCCGACCGTGGTGTCGCTCTCGCTCAACGTGACGCTGTTCGCGATCGTCTCCTTGCTCACCCGCCAGGGCGACGCCGAGGTCGAAGCGGCACGTCGGTGTGCGCGCGAAGGTCCCGCCCCGCAGCGCGGCGCGCCCGCCACCTCGGCTGCGGAGCTGACCCAGCGCCTCGCGCGCTCCCTCGGTGAGAGCGCGGCGCAGGCGGAGGTGGAGCGCGCGGTGCAGGAACTCGACCTCGAGCCCGGGGATCTCCGACCTGCCGAGCAACGGCAGCTCCGCGAGCGCGTCGAACAGAACCTCTCGGGCCTGCTCGGCCCGGTCCTCGCGCGGATGGTGGTCGATCAGGGCGCGGACACGAGCCCAGGCGAGGACGCGGCGCTCGCGGATCAGCTCCGGTTTCTGGAAGAGCGGCTGGGACAGAGCGGCAGCCCCCTCCAGGGAACCGCCGCTCAGCTCGACGTGCTGCGACGCTACCTGCGCTCCGTGCTGGAAGGCCTGCCGCTCGGCGTGTGCGCGCTCGGCCCGGACCACAGCGTGATCCTCTGGAACCGCGCGCTCGGCGCGACGACGACCATCGCCGGCGAGGACGCCGTCGGCTTGCCCATCGAGCGTGTGGAGGCGCCCTGGGGCGAGGTGCTGGGGCGCCTCGTCGCGACGGGTGAACAAGGCGTCGACGAGATCGCCGTGCAGACGCGCGACGGACAGCGCCGCTCGCTGCGCGTACACCGCGCCGAGCTGGCGCGTTCGGCGCTGCCCGGAAGCGCGCCGGCGGGTGGGTCGGGCGGGATGGTGCTGCTCGTCGAGGATCGGACCGAGCGCGAGGCGCTGCAGGCGCAGCTCATCCACCACGACCGCCTGGCCTCGATGGGGCGGCTCGCCGCCGGCATGGCCCACGAGATCGGCAACCCGCTCACCGGGATCACCTGCCTCGCGCAGAACCTCGAAGAGGAGACGGACTCACCCGACACGCAGGAGCGGGCCCGGATGATCGTCGAGCAGGCCATGCGCATCAGCGCCATCGTCCGCTCGCTCAAGACGTTCAGTCAGACGGGTACCAGCTCCATTGCCCCCGGCCCACCCGGCGCACCCGGCGCACCCGGCCATGTCGGCGAAGTGGCGAGCGCGCGGGTGGGCCGCGTCGAGCTTGCCGCCGTGGTGGACGACGCCATCCGCTTCGTCCGCCTCGACCGGGCCGCAAAGCAGGTGCAGCTCGAAAACCTGTGCCCTGAGGGCCTGCTCGTACTCGGCGAGCGGCAGCAGCTCACCCAGGTCTTCGTCAACCTGCTCACCAACGCCCGCGACGCCTCGACGGCAGGAGCGCAGGTCGTGGTGACCGCTCAGGCCGAGGAGACCTCCGTCCTCGCGCAGGTCATCGATCATGGCGTGGGCCTCTCTCAGGGCCTCCAGACACGCGTCTTCGAGCCCTTCTTCACCACCAAGGACCCGGCGGAGGGGACGGGCCTCGGCCTCTCGCTCGTGTACAGCATCGTGCGCGAGCACGGCGGCGACGTCGTGTTCGAGAGCCAGGAAGGCATCGGCACCACGGTGACCGTGCGGCTCCCACTTCATGCAGCGCGTCATCCCGAAAACCATTGA